From Pleurocapsa sp. PCC 7319:
CGAGGACTCCCCTTATCATTTCCGGGCAGGTAGAGCGTCCTACGGAGAAATATCTTCAGGCAGCACAGATAGCCGCTCAGTTAATAAGGCAAGATGAAGACTACGATGAAGAAGTTAGCGGTGATGAAGGTATCGGCGACTATGAAGTAGATGAAAAAGCTCGCAATATTTTAATGACTGATGAAGGCTTTGCTCGTGCCGAAGAACTTTTAGGAGTAAGCGATTTATACGATCCGGAAAATCCTTGGGCACACTATATCTCCAACGCAATTAAAGCCAAAGAACTCTTTACCAAAGATGTGAACTATATGGTACGTAATGACGAGATTGTAATCGTCGATGAGTTTACGGGTAGGGTTCTGGCAGGAAGGCGCTGGAGTGATGGCTTGCATCAGGCAATTGAAGCTAAAGAAGAAGTGCCGATTCAAAAAGAGACTCAAACTTTGGCTAGTATTACCTATCAAAACTTCTTTTTGCTTTATCCTACCTTAGCCGGGATGACTGGTACGGCTAAGACTGAAGAAACTGAATTTGAAAAGGTTTATAACCTGCAAGTCACCATTATTCCCACTAATTTACCTTCCAGACGAGCCGATCTTTCTGATGTGGTTTATAAAAAGGAAATTGGTAAATGGCAGGCTGTAGCAGAAGATTGCTCTAATATGCACGAAAAAGGTCGTCCTGTTTTGGTTGGTACAACTAGTGTAGAAAAATCTGAGTTAATCTCTCAACTGTTGCAGCAAAAAGGCATTGAACATAACCTACTCAATGCTAAACCCGAAAATGTGGAACGGGAATCAGAAATTGTAGCTCAAGCTGGTCGAAAAACTGCTGTCACCATCGCCACTAACATGGCAGGGCGAGGAACAGATATTATCTTGGGTGGTAATGCCGATTATATGGCACGTTTAAAAGTGCGTGAATATTTGATGCCTAAAATAGTAGCCCCCGAGGATGATAGTCTCATGGCAAATGTCCCAGGAATTGACATGAGCAAAAACTCTGCTAAAGGTTTTGCTCCCGATGGCAGTGGCAAGAAAGTTAAAACCTGGAAAGCATCTCCTCAAATCTTTCCCACAGAACTATCGTCTGAAGCAGAAAATATGCTCAAGGAAACGGTTAAATTTGCCGTACAGCAATACGGAGAACAAAGTTTACCTGAACTAGAAGCCGAGGAAAAAATTGCCGTGGCAGCCGAAAATGCGCCAGTAGACGATCCTGTTCTACAAAAATTGCGCGAAGTTTACAAAGTAATTCGTAAAGAGTACGATAAATTCACGGACGCTGAACATGAAGAAGTGATTGCTAACGGTGGACTGCACGTTATTGGTACAGAACGGCACGAATCCCGTCGGGTAGATAATCAATTGCGAGGTCGGGCAGGTAGACAGGGCGACCCTGGATCGACTAGATTTTTCCTCAGCTTACAAGATAATCTTTTGCGAATCTTTGGTGGCGATCGCGTGGAAAAATTAATGAATATGATGCGGGTTGAAGACGATATGCCCATTGAGTCGAAAATGCTCACCAACTCCCTGGAAGGGGCGCAAAAGAAAGTGGAAACTTTCTACTACGATACTCGTAAACAAGTCTTTGAATATGACGAGGTAATGAATAACCAACGTCGTGCTATCTATGCTGAACGTCGTCGGGTATTAGAGGGTTTAGACCTCAAAGAGCAGGTAATTCAATATGCCGAAAAAACTATGGGAGAGATTGTTGATGCCTATGTCAACCCTGAATTACCCCCTGAAGAGTGGAAGCTAGACAAGATGGTGGATAAAGCGAAGGAATTTATCTATCTCCTAGAAGACGTTGAACCTGTTCATCTCGAAGACATGACTGTCAATGAGATGAAAAACTTCCTCTGCGAAGAAGTCCGTAAAGCTTACGATATCAAGGAAAATCAAATCGACAGTATGCAGCCTGGGTTGATGCGTCAGGCAGAAAGGTTCTTTATTCTGCAACAAATTGATACCCTCTGGCGCGAACATTTACAGGCGATGGATGCTCTGCGAGAGTCAATAGGTTTACGGGGTTATGGACAGAAAGATCCGTTAATCGAATACAAGCAAGAGGGTTATGAAATGTTCTTGGAAATGATGATTGATATTCGTCGTAATGTCGTTTATTCTCTGTTCCAATTCCAACCCCAACCTCAACCACAGCCTCAAGCAGTATAAAACGAGGGATGAGGAATATGAACAAATAGACTAGGTGTAATTAATAAATCTGAACATCGCTGTACTTTGTTGGTAATTGATCCTTCAAAACTATATTTGTCTCTGGGGGAACTTTCCCCCAGACCCTCCTCGCGCATTCCCTTGCCCAGATAACGCTCCTGGGTAAACGCCTGACGGTGGCGCTGTGAGACAGTCCGTTGGCGGGGTACGATGCGGCCATACGCTTGGCCTTTGTCCCGCTTGAAGGAACTGTTGAACCCTTTAGGGGGTCGCTCGTCTTCGTAACTAAAGTTCAGTCAAGATATCTGCCTTGCTAGTTAATTAAATTTAGTTGGTTTGAGTAGTAATTTCCTATAATGGTTGCTTGAGATGAGATTCTAAGAGCTGGATATTTTCATATGGCTCTAGCTGAATAGTAGCGTGAACCGAACCGTACTTCTCCTGAAGTTTATGTTCGACTTTTTCCACAATTTCGTAGGCTGCCTTAATTTCTCGCGGAGCAACAACGAGATGCATCTCAATAAATATTTCTTGACCAACAACTCCTCTGGACGTGATGGAATGACAGTTAAGCACCCCATAAACATCCATCACAATGTCCATGATTTCCTTGGCGGGAATGGCGACGCGATCGCTTAAAAAGGGAATATTTTCACTGATTACTTCCCAGGCACTCCAGAATATCAAACCTGCCACCATAAAAGCTAAAACAACATCTAGCCATAGCAAACCTAAACGAACTCCTAACATCCCAATTAAGAGAACAACTGTAATCCAAACATCGCTCAAGGTGTGTTTAGCATCAGCTTGCAATAGCCTACTATCAAGATCTTTACCTCTTTTAGCTTCGTACAAAGCAACGATAATATTAATGATCAACACGCCAATCATCATCATTAAATTAAGATTGCTTACTGTCAGAGATTCTGGATCCAAGGGAACAAAAAGACGTTTTAAAGCTGAACCAAAGATTTCAGTTCCAGCTACAATCAAGAAGCCGGCAACACCCAATGCACCCAAAGACTCAAACTTAGAATGTCCGTAGGGATGATCCCAATCTGGTTTCGGGTTGGCAAGACGCATCGCAATTAAACCCAAAACATTGCTAGCACTGTCTGAAAGTGAGTGCAGGGCATCAGCCAACAAGCTGAGAGAACCCATTGCCAAACCTAGGCTAAATTTTGTTTCCAATACCAGCAAATTCAAGCCCAATGTTATGTACAGAACATTTTGAATTGAATTTTGCCTTTGAGCTAGTCGCTCATCGAATTGTACCTGAAAGTCGCTCATCATCTTAGCCAAGTTTGTATAGCTCAGTTTCTAATTTTACTAGTAAATATTGGGATTTTCCATGTTATTTAAGTGATCTTAAAATCAGGAACGACCATTTCTATAGTTTGACTCCAGGGGAGAAGATACCCAACTAGCCGCACTTATTTCTACTTTTGCCTTTAGAATAGCCAATACTTGTTGTATTTTGATTGAACCGGTGTTGTTATTATCAGAGACTAGATTAACCTCAATTTCAACTTCGGGAAAAATTTTGTTATTATTGGCAAACTTTTTACTACTGATACCAGTGGGGATTAATTTCTCTTCTTTGAGTAATTGAACTAACATAGCCAATACCTCAATTTCTTTTTCTGCGGGGCAAATTACTTGGCAATAATACCGAACTTCATTGTAAGTAGTTGGTATTGATTGTTCAATTACCTCTATTTTGGGCTTGGTCGTTATGCTAGATGCTGCTGCATCATTGTTTTTTTTGCTTATTTCTTCTTTTGTTATGTCTTCTTCTATGTTGGGGATAAATTCTTTTTCGGCTGTTTCAAACAGCAAATTAGCGAAAACTAACGCTAGCCCACCACAATAAGCAGGGAGAAAATAACCGAAACCTACTAGAGAACCTACCGCTCCTGCACACCATAATTTGAATACTTGATTAATACTTTGAGGATCAGTTTGTTTTTGCCAAACAATACCTGCACTAACAATACTGATGCCAATAATCAACTGAGAGGAAAATATAGTTTCTGAGTTCAAGCTGGCGAGTATAGCAAACAAAGCTGCTCCCACTGCTATTTGAGTGTTAGATTTAATGAATTTTCTGGTGAGATACCATCTTTTTTCGATCGCAATGGCACTGCCGAGAATAAAAGCAAATAATAGACGTACTGCTATCTCTTGCCAGCTTATGGTGTCCATGAGATTATGTCAGAGTTCCTCTAATTATGTTT
This genomic window contains:
- a CDS encoding cation diffusion facilitator family transporter, whose product is MMSDFQVQFDERLAQRQNSIQNVLYITLGLNLLVLETKFSLGLAMGSLSLLADALHSLSDSASNVLGLIAMRLANPKPDWDHPYGHSKFESLGALGVAGFLIVAGTEIFGSALKRLFVPLDPESLTVSNLNLMMMIGVLIINIIVALYEAKRGKDLDSRLLQADAKHTLSDVWITVVLLIGMLGVRLGLLWLDVVLAFMVAGLIFWSAWEVISENIPFLSDRVAIPAKEIMDIVMDVYGVLNCHSITSRGVVGQEIFIEMHLVVAPREIKAAYEIVEKVEHKLQEKYGSVHATIQLEPYENIQLLESHLKQPL
- the secA gene encoding preprotein translocase subunit SecA encodes the protein MLKRLLGDPNARKLKKFQPLVAEINLIEEEIKDLSDDDLKAKTLEFREQIAKARNDEEIKEILEDLLPEAFAVVREAAIRVLGMRHYDVQLLGGIVLHKGQIAEMKTGEGKTLVCTLPAYLNGLTGKGVHVVTVNDYLARRDAEWMGQVHRFLGLTVGLIQSGMSPAERKKNYACDITYTTNSELGFDFLRDNMAVSMEEVVQRPFNYCVIDEVDSVLIDEARTPLIISGQVERPTEKYLQAAQIAAQLIRQDEDYDEEVSGDEGIGDYEVDEKARNILMTDEGFARAEELLGVSDLYDPENPWAHYISNAIKAKELFTKDVNYMVRNDEIVIVDEFTGRVLAGRRWSDGLHQAIEAKEEVPIQKETQTLASITYQNFFLLYPTLAGMTGTAKTEETEFEKVYNLQVTIIPTNLPSRRADLSDVVYKKEIGKWQAVAEDCSNMHEKGRPVLVGTTSVEKSELISQLLQQKGIEHNLLNAKPENVERESEIVAQAGRKTAVTIATNMAGRGTDIILGGNADYMARLKVREYLMPKIVAPEDDSLMANVPGIDMSKNSAKGFAPDGSGKKVKTWKASPQIFPTELSSEAENMLKETVKFAVQQYGEQSLPELEAEEKIAVAAENAPVDDPVLQKLREVYKVIRKEYDKFTDAEHEEVIANGGLHVIGTERHESRRVDNQLRGRAGRQGDPGSTRFFLSLQDNLLRIFGGDRVEKLMNMMRVEDDMPIESKMLTNSLEGAQKKVETFYYDTRKQVFEYDEVMNNQRRAIYAERRRVLEGLDLKEQVIQYAEKTMGEIVDAYVNPELPPEEWKLDKMVDKAKEFIYLLEDVEPVHLEDMTVNEMKNFLCEEVRKAYDIKENQIDSMQPGLMRQAERFFILQQIDTLWREHLQAMDALRESIGLRGYGQKDPLIEYKQEGYEMFLEMMIDIRRNVVYSLFQFQPQPQPQPQAV
- a CDS encoding MgtC/SapB family protein, which produces MDTISWQEIAVRLLFAFILGSAIAIEKRWYLTRKFIKSNTQIAVGAALFAILASLNSETIFSSQLIIGISIVSAGIVWQKQTDPQSINQVFKLWCAGAVGSLVGFGYFLPAYCGGLALVFANLLFETAEKEFIPNIEEDITKEEISKKNNDAAASSITTKPKIEVIEQSIPTTYNEVRYYCQVICPAEKEIEVLAMLVQLLKEEKLIPTGISSKKFANNNKIFPEVEIEVNLVSDNNNTGSIKIQQVLAILKAKVEISAASWVSSPLESNYRNGRS